Proteins encoded within one genomic window of Bacillus thuringiensis:
- the fsa gene encoding fructose-6-phosphate aldolase codes for MKFFIDTANINEIKEANALGVLAGVTTNPSLVAKEGVDFHERIREICSVVEGPVSAEVISLEANKMIEEGKELAKIAPNVVVKVPMTTEGLKAVKAFSDLGIRTNVTLVFSAVQALLAARAGATYVSPFLGRLDDIGHNGMDLIRQIAEIFAIHGIETEIIAASVRHSVHVTDAALNGAHIATIPANVIASLVKHPLTDQGIEKFLADWEKTQEK; via the coding sequence ATGAAATTCTTTATTGATACAGCAAACATTAACGAAATTAAAGAGGCAAATGCATTAGGCGTATTAGCTGGAGTAACGACAAACCCATCACTTGTAGCAAAAGAAGGCGTAGATTTCCACGAGCGTATTCGTGAAATCTGCAGCGTTGTAGAAGGTCCTGTAAGTGCAGAAGTAATTAGCTTAGAAGCTAATAAAATGATTGAAGAAGGAAAAGAATTAGCGAAAATTGCTCCAAACGTTGTTGTAAAAGTTCCAATGACAACAGAAGGTTTAAAAGCAGTAAAAGCATTCTCTGACTTAGGAATTCGTACAAACGTTACATTAGTATTCTCAGCAGTTCAAGCGTTACTTGCAGCTCGTGCTGGTGCAACATACGTTTCACCATTCTTAGGTCGCTTAGACGATATCGGTCATAACGGTATGGACCTAATCCGCCAAATCGCAGAAATCTTTGCCATTCACGGCATTGAAACAGAAATCATTGCAGCATCTGTACGTCACAGCGTTCACGTAACTGACGCAGCATTAAACGGTGCACATATTGCAACAATTCCAGCAAACGTAATTGCTTCATTAGTGAAGCACCCATTAACAGATCAAGGAATTGAGAAATTCTTAGCTGATTGGGAAAAAACACAAGAGAAATAA
- the inhA2 gene encoding M6 family metalloprotease immune inhibitor InhA2, whose product MRRKAPFKVLSSLAIAAIIGCTSVMSAPLAYAETPAKEKDNVSTTPIDYNLIQEDRLAEALKERGTINPASSKEETKKAVEKYIEKKQGDQANKEILPADTAKEASDFVKKVKEKKMEEKEKVKKPEKNVSPEQKPEPNKKQLNGQVPTSKAKQAPYKGSVRNDKVLVLLVEFSDYKHNNIDQTPGYMYSNDFSREHYQKMLFGNEPYTLFDGSKVKTFKQYYEEQSGGSYTTDGYVTEWLTVPGKASDYGADGSSGHDNKGPKGARDLVKEALHAAAEKGLDLSQFDQFDRYDTNGDGNQNEPDGVIDHLMVIHAGVGQEAGGGKLGDDAIWSHRSKLAVDPVAIEGTKSKVDYFGGKVAAHDYTIEPEDGAVGVFAHEFGHDLGLPDEYDTKYTGNGSPVEAWSLMSGGSWTGKIAGTEPTSFSPQNKDFLQKNMGGNWAKILEVDYNKIKSGVGVPTYIDQSVTKSNRPGVVRVNLPGKSVETIKPEFGKHAYYSTRGDDMHTTLETPFFDLTKGTNAKFDYKANYELEAECDFVEVHAVTEDGMKTLIDRLGEKVVQGDKDTTDGKWIDKSYDLSQFKGKKVKLQFDYITDPAVTYKGFAMDNVNVTVDGQVVFSDDAEGTSKMQLNGFVVSDGTEKKAHYYYLEWRNYAGSDNGLKAGKGPVYNTGLVVWYADDSFKDNWVGVHPGEGFLGVVDSHPEAFVGNLNGKAAYGNTGMQIADAAFSFDQTPAWSVNSLTRGQFNYSGLQGVTTFDDSKVYSNKQIADAGRKVPNLGLKFQVVGQAEDKSAGAVWIKR is encoded by the coding sequence ATGAGAAGAAAAGCGCCATTTAAAGTGTTATCGTCATTAGCAATTGCGGCAATTATCGGATGCACATCTGTAATGAGTGCTCCATTAGCATACGCAGAAACGCCAGCAAAAGAGAAAGACAATGTATCTACAACACCAATCGATTACAATTTAATTCAAGAAGATCGTTTAGCGGAAGCTCTGAAAGAAAGAGGAACAATTAATCCAGCATCTTCTAAAGAAGAGACAAAAAAGGCAGTAGAGAAATATATTGAAAAGAAACAAGGGGACCAGGCAAATAAAGAAATTCTTCCAGCCGATACTGCTAAAGAGGCATCTGATTTCGTGAAAAAAGTAAAAGAGAAAAAAATGGAAGAAAAGGAAAAGGTAAAGAAACCTGAAAAAAATGTTAGCCCTGAGCAAAAGCCTGAACCAAATAAGAAACAATTGAATGGGCAAGTTCCAACATCTAAAGCAAAGCAAGCACCGTATAAGGGATCTGTTCGAAATGATAAAGTATTAGTATTACTCGTTGAATTTAGTGATTATAAACATAATAATATTGATCAAACGCCAGGGTATATGTATTCGAACGACTTTAGTAGAGAGCATTATCAAAAGATGTTATTTGGTAATGAACCATACACATTATTTGATGGTTCGAAAGTAAAAACATTTAAACAATATTACGAAGAGCAGTCTGGTGGTAGTTATACGACAGACGGATATGTAACGGAGTGGCTAACTGTTCCAGGAAAAGCATCTGATTATGGAGCTGATGGTAGCAGTGGTCACGATAATAAAGGTCCGAAAGGTGCACGTGATTTAGTGAAAGAAGCTTTGCATGCAGCTGCTGAGAAAGGACTAGATTTATCTCAGTTTGATCAGTTTGATAGATATGATACAAACGGGGATGGGAATCAAAACGAACCTGACGGTGTAATTGATCATTTAATGGTAATCCATGCTGGTGTTGGTCAAGAAGCTGGTGGCGGTAAATTAGGTGATGATGCGATCTGGTCACATCGTTCAAAATTAGCAGTAGATCCAGTAGCGATTGAAGGTACAAAATCAAAGGTAGATTACTTTGGTGGTAAAGTAGCAGCACATGATTACACAATTGAACCAGAAGATGGAGCTGTAGGTGTGTTTGCACATGAATTTGGACATGATCTGGGATTACCAGATGAATATGACACGAAATATACTGGAAATGGTTCACCAGTCGAAGCTTGGTCATTAATGAGTGGAGGTAGTTGGACAGGGAAAATCGCAGGAACAGAACCGACTAGTTTTTCACCACAAAATAAAGACTTCTTACAAAAGAATATGGGTGGCAACTGGGCAAAAATATTAGAAGTAGATTACAATAAAATTAAGAGTGGTGTGGGAGTTCCTACCTATATTGATCAAAGTGTTACGAAATCAAATCGTCCAGGCGTTGTACGTGTTAACTTACCAGGTAAAAGTGTTGAAACGATTAAACCGGAGTTTGGAAAGCATGCATATTATAGTACAAGAGGCGATGATATGCATACAACGTTAGAGACACCATTCTTTGATTTAACAAAAGGAACAAATGCAAAATTCGATTATAAAGCAAATTATGAGTTAGAAGCAGAGTGCGATTTTGTTGAAGTGCATGCAGTAACAGAAGATGGAATGAAAACATTAATTGATAGACTTGGAGAAAAAGTAGTCCAAGGAGATAAAGATACAACAGATGGAAAATGGATTGATAAATCATATGACTTAAGTCAATTTAAAGGAAAAAAAGTGAAACTACAATTCGATTATATTACAGATCCAGCTGTAACATATAAAGGTTTCGCGATGGATAATGTAAATGTAACTGTTGATGGACAAGTAGTATTTTCTGATGATGCAGAAGGAACATCTAAAATGCAGTTAAATGGATTCGTTGTTTCTGATGGGACAGAGAAAAAAGCTCATTATTACTACTTAGAGTGGAGAAACTATGCGGGATCAGATAATGGATTAAAGGCAGGAAAAGGTCCAGTGTATAATACAGGTCTTGTCGTTTGGTATGCAGATGATAGCTTTAAAGATAACTGGGTTGGGGTGCATCCAGGTGAAGGCTTCCTTGGGGTTGTAGACTCTCATCCAGAAGCGTTTGTTGGTAATTTAAATGGGAAGGCAGCGTACGGTAATACAGGTATGCAAATTGCGGACGCTGCATTTTCGTTTGATCAAACACCGGCATGGAGTGTAAATTCATTAACACGTGGACAGTTTAACTATTCTGGATTACAAGGTGTTACAACTTTTGATGATTCAAAAGTATATAGTAACAAACAAATTGCAGACGCAGGAAGAAAAGTTCCAAACCTCGGACTTAAATTCCAAGTTGTTGGACAAGCAGAGGATAAATCAGCAGGCGCTGTTTGGATTAAACGTTAA
- a CDS encoding MFS transporter, whose translation MKYFIYFIVIVAFLDTFSQLPIMSTFAQSLGGSPLIIGLVVGMYSFANMIGNIIAGAAVDKFGAKKILYISMGLTSFIVLLYTVVQSGEQLLVVRFMHGFSDGFLIPAAFTFLSKQTNAARQGKAMALSGAAVGTAAIVGPAFSGIMKATAGIEWVFITISILMVLGTIVSLFFLPNNVSRKDTSRTQMMNKEDMFELLKSEPLLQAYIGAFTLMFSQGIVTYMLPVKVEALALKASTTGMMLSVFGITAILFFLLPTNRIYDRFNRSKLMLIGIAVMALALSLLGLFATKGMLFIVMMVYGIGFAILFPSINALLVENTTDDKRGKAFGLFYAFFSLGVVAGSFTVGAIGASPSVSFVIGSAFLVTFAGMIYVRSKVKGRDKVKKTMIG comes from the coding sequence TTGAAATATTTTATTTACTTTATTGTTATCGTAGCGTTTCTAGATACATTTTCACAATTACCTATTATGAGTACGTTCGCTCAAAGTCTTGGAGGATCCCCTCTTATTATTGGGCTAGTTGTCGGTATGTACTCATTCGCAAATATGATCGGTAATATTATTGCTGGCGCTGCCGTCGATAAATTTGGTGCAAAAAAAATACTTTATATAAGCATGGGGCTTACGAGTTTCATAGTCTTGTTATACACCGTTGTTCAAAGTGGTGAACAACTATTAGTTGTGCGCTTTATGCACGGCTTTAGTGACGGATTTTTAATTCCTGCTGCCTTTACATTTTTATCAAAACAAACAAATGCAGCAAGACAAGGTAAGGCAATGGCTCTATCTGGTGCTGCTGTTGGAACAGCGGCAATTGTAGGACCTGCTTTCAGCGGGATTATGAAAGCAACTGCTGGTATAGAGTGGGTGTTCATTACCATTTCTATTTTAATGGTTCTTGGTACAATCGTATCTCTCTTCTTCTTACCAAATAACGTATCAAGAAAAGATACTTCAAGAACACAAATGATGAACAAAGAAGATATGTTTGAACTATTGAAATCAGAACCGTTATTACAGGCATATATTGGTGCTTTCACACTAATGTTTTCACAAGGAATTGTCACTTATATGTTACCAGTGAAAGTTGAGGCATTAGCACTTAAAGCATCTACAACAGGCATGATGTTAAGTGTATTCGGTATTACCGCTATCCTCTTCTTCTTACTGCCAACAAATCGTATTTACGATCGGTTTAATCGTTCAAAACTAATGCTAATTGGTATTGCAGTAATGGCATTAGCATTATCTTTACTTGGATTATTCGCAACAAAAGGTATGCTCTTTATCGTTATGATGGTTTATGGCATTGGATTCGCTATCCTTTTCCCATCAATAAATGCATTACTTGTTGAAAATACGACAGATGATAAGCGCGGAAAAGCATTCGGATTGTTTTATGCTTTCTTCTCATTAGGTGTTGTTGCTGGATCCTTTACAGTTGGAGCAATCGGGGCATCACCTAGCGTCAGCTTCGTTATCGGAAGTGCATTCTTAGTAACATTTGCTGGAATGATTTATGTCCGAAGCAAAGTAAAAGGCAGAGACAAAGTAAAAAAGACAATGATAGGATAA
- the bdhA gene encoding (R,R)-butanediol dehydrogenase, which produces MKALLWHNQRDVRVEEVPEPTVKPGAVKIKVKWCGICGTDLHEYLAGPIFIPTEEHPLTHVKAPVILGHEFSGEVVEIGEGVTSHKVGDRVVVEPIYSCGKCEACKHGHYNVCEQLVFHGLGGEGGGFSEYTVVPEDMVHHIPDEMTYEQGALVEPAAVAVHAVRQSKLKEGEAVAVFGCGPIGLLVIQAAKAAGATPVIAVELSKERQELAKLAGADYVLNPATQDVLAEIRNLTNGLGVNVSFEVTGVEVVLRQAIESTSFEGQTVIVSVWEKDATITPNNLVLKEKEVIGILGYRHIFPAVIKLISSGQIQAEKLITKKITVDQVVEEGFEALVKDKTQVKILVSPK; this is translated from the coding sequence ATGAAAGCATTACTTTGGCATAATCAACGTGATGTAAGAGTAGAAGAAGTACCAGAACCAACTGTAAAACCAGGAGCAGTTAAGATTAAAGTTAAATGGTGTGGTATCTGCGGGACAGACCTGCATGAATATTTAGCAGGACCTATTTTTATTCCAACAGAAGAGCATCCATTAACACATGTAAAAGCACCGGTTATTTTAGGTCATGAGTTTAGCGGTGAGGTAGTTGAAATTGGTGAAGGTGTTACATCACATAAAGTGGGAGACCGCGTCGTTGTAGAACCAATTTATTCTTGTGGTAAATGTGAAGCTTGTAAACATGGGCATTACAATGTTTGTGAACAACTTGTTTTCCACGGTCTTGGCGGAGAAGGCGGCGGTTTCTCTGAATATACAGTAGTACCAGAAGATATGGTTCACCATATTCCAGATGAAATGACGTATGAACAAGGTGCACTTGTAGAACCAGCAGCTGTAGCAGTTCATGCAGTACGTCAAAGTAAATTAAAAGAAGGGGAAGCTGTAGCAGTATTTGGGTGTGGTCCAATTGGACTTCTTGTTATCCAAGCAGCAAAAGCAGCAGGAGCAACTCCTGTTATTGCAGTTGAACTTTCTAAAGAGCGTCAAGAATTAGCGAAATTAGCAGGTGCGGATTACGTATTAAATCCAGCTACTCAAGATGTATTAGCAGAAATTCGTAACTTAACAAATGGTTTAGGTGTAAATGTGAGCTTTGAAGTAACAGGTGTTGAAGTAGTACTTCGTCAAGCGATTGAAAGTACAAGTTTCGAAGGACAAACTGTAATTGTTAGTGTATGGGAAAAAGACGCAACAATTACTCCAAACAATCTTGTACTAAAAGAAAAAGAAGTGATTGGTATTTTAGGATACCGTCATATCTTCCCAGCTGTTATTAAATTAATTAGCTCTGGCCAAATTCAAGCAGAGAAATTAATTACGAAAAAAATCACAGTGGATCAAGTTGTTGAAGAAGGATTTGAAGCACTTGTAAAAGATAAAACACAAGTGAAAATTCTTGTTTCACCTAAATAA
- a CDS encoding potassium channel family protein, translating to MLSFMLTLKRMLKACLRAWKDKEFQVLFVLTFLTLTSGTIFYSTVEGLRPLDALYFSVVTLTTVGDGNFSPQTDFGKIFTILYIFIGIGLVFGFIHKLAVNVQLPSILSNRKKE from the coding sequence ATGCTTTCATTTATGTTGACATTGAAACGGATGTTAAAAGCTTGTTTACGAGCATGGAAAGATAAAGAATTTCAAGTATTATTCGTATTAACATTTTTAACATTAACATCTGGTACGATTTTTTATAGTACAGTTGAAGGATTACGTCCTCTTGACGCTTTATATTTTAGTGTGGTTACGTTGACGACTGTCGGTGATGGGAATTTTAGTCCGCAAACTGATTTCGGAAAGATATTTACAATCTTATACATATTTATTGGGATTGGATTAGTGTTTGGATTTATTCATAAGTTGGCAGTTAATGTACAACTGCCAAGTATATTATCGAATAGAAAAAAAGAGTAA
- the cerA gene encoding phospholipase CerA, producing MKKKVLALAAAITLVAPLQSVAFAHENDGGSKIKIVHRWSAEDKHKEGVNSHLWIVNRAIDIMSRNTTFVKQDRVAQLNEWRTELENGIYAADYENPYYDNSTFASHFYDPDNGKTYIPFAKQAKETGAKYFKLAGESYKNKDMKQAFFYLGLSLHYLGDVNQPMHAANFTNLSYPQGFHSKYENFVDTIKDNYKVTDGNGYWNWKGTNPEEWIHGAAVAAKQDYSGIVNDNTKDWFVKAAVSQEYADKWRAEVTPMTGKRLMDAQRVTAGYIQLWFDTYGDR from the coding sequence ATGAAAAAGAAAGTACTTGCTTTAGCAGCAGCTATTACATTAGTAGCTCCGTTACAAAGTGTTGCATTTGCTCATGAAAATGATGGGGGAAGTAAAATAAAAATAGTTCATCGCTGGTCTGCTGAAGATAAGCATAAAGAAGGCGTAAACTCTCATTTATGGATTGTAAACCGTGCCATTGATATTATGTCTCGCAATACAACATTTGTAAAACAAGATCGAGTTGCACAATTAAATGAATGGCGTACAGAGTTAGAGAACGGTATTTATGCTGCTGACTATGAAAATCCTTATTATGATAATAGCACATTTGCTTCACATTTCTATGATCCAGACAATGGAAAAACATATATTCCATTTGCAAAGCAGGCAAAAGAAACTGGGGCTAAATATTTTAAATTAGCTGGTGAGTCATACAAAAATAAAGATATGAAACAAGCATTCTTCTATTTAGGATTATCTCTTCATTATTTAGGAGATGTAAACCAACCGATGCATGCGGCAAACTTTACAAATCTTTCATATCCACAAGGATTCCATTCTAAATATGAAAACTTTGTAGATACGATAAAAGATAATTATAAAGTAACGGATGGAAATGGATATTGGAACTGGAAAGGTACAAATCCAGAAGAGTGGATTCATGGAGCGGCAGTAGCAGCGAAACAAGATTACTCTGGAATTGTAAATGATAATACGAAAGATTGGTTCGTAAAAGCAGCTGTATCACAAGAATATGCAGATAAATGGCGCGCTGAAGTTACACCAATGACAGGTAAGCGATTAATGGATGCACAACGTGTTACTGCTGGATACATTCAGCTTTGGTTTGATACGTACGGAGATCGTTAA
- the sph gene encoding sphingomyelinase C produces the protein MEVWNVKGKLLKGVLSFGIGLGVLYGGSSAQADTTTNQNSTLKVMTHNVYMLSTNLYPNWGQNQRADLIGAADYIKNQDVVILNEVFDNSASDRLLGNLKKEYPNQTAVLGRSNGNEWDKTLGSYSSSTPEDGGVAIVSKWPIIEKVQYVFANGCGPDNLSNKGFVYTKIKKNDRFVHVIGTHLQAEDSMCGKTSPASVRTNQLKEIQDFIKSKNIPNDEYVLFGGDMNVNKINAENNSDSEYASMFKTLHASIPSYTGHTATWDATTNSVAKYNYPDAPAEHLDYIIASKDHANPSYIENKVLQPKSPEWTVTSWFQKYTYNDYSDHYPVEATISMK, from the coding sequence ATGGAGGTATGGAACGTGAAAGGTAAATTGCTAAAAGGTGTACTTAGCTTTGGGATTGGTTTAGGAGTTTTATACGGAGGATCTTCAGCTCAAGCAGACACGACTACGAATCAAAATAGTACTTTAAAAGTGATGACACATAATGTGTACATGTTATCAACAAATTTATATCCGAACTGGGGGCAAAACCAGCGTGCTGATTTAATCGGGGCAGCGGATTATATTAAGAATCAGGATGTAGTTATATTAAATGAAGTGTTTGATAATAGCGCTTCAGATCGTCTTTTAGGAAATTTGAAGAAAGAATACCCAAATCAAACAGCTGTATTAGGTCGTAGTAACGGAAACGAATGGGATAAAACGTTAGGTAGCTATTCATCTTCAACTCCTGAAGACGGGGGCGTTGCAATCGTGAGCAAATGGCCAATCATTGAAAAGGTTCAATATGTATTTGCAAACGGATGCGGACCAGATAATTTATCAAATAAAGGATTTGTATACACGAAAATTAAGAAAAATGATCGTTTCGTTCATGTGATTGGGACGCATTTGCAGGCTGAGGATAGTATGTGCGGAAAAACTTCACCTGCATCTGTACGTACAAACCAGTTAAAAGAAATTCAAGATTTTATTAAAAGTAAGAATATACCAAATGACGAGTACGTCCTATTTGGTGGTGATATGAACGTAAATAAAATAAATGCAGAGAACAATAGTGACTCAGAGTACGCATCGATGTTTAAAACATTGCATGCGTCAATTCCATCTTATACGGGACATACAGCAACTTGGGATGCGACGACAAACAGTGTTGCGAAATACAATTATCCAGATGCACCTGCTGAACATTTAGATTATATTATTGCAAGTAAAGACCATGCGAATCCATCTTATATAGAGAATAAGGTGTTACAGCCGAAATCTCCAGAATGGACTGTTACATCATGGTTCCAAAAATATACGTATAATGATTACTCTGATCATTATCCAGTAGAGGCGACTATTTCTATGAAGTAG
- a CDS encoding amino acid deaminase/aldolase gives MDRGIFKEVPLPCAFLDEVALDINIQSIIELSGNKKIRIASKSLRSVPVMQKILAANDRFQGIMCFSPREALFLLEQGFNDLLLGYPAYDERALHEISLLTKKGLIITCMVDCEDHIVYLEKIAEKSKGRFRVCLDIDMSSRFFKFHFGVKRSPVKDVRGALEIVKRVKESSFLILDGVMGYEAQIAGVGDHIPNQRVKSKVISYLKKKSVLEVKERRGHIVKEIQSLGIELRFVNGGGTGSIKTTEQDYSVSEITIGSAFYAPKLFDYYKEVQFHPAVGFALPVVRKPAPTIYTCLGGGYIASGAIGKDKEPEVWRPDGAKLVALEGAGEVQTPIFYNGEERVEIGDSILFRHSKAGELCERFPFLYRVKEGKIVGEYSTYRGDGQCFL, from the coding sequence GTGGATCGAGGAATTTTTAAAGAAGTTCCATTACCATGTGCTTTTTTGGATGAAGTAGCTTTAGATATAAATATTCAATCGATTATAGAATTAAGTGGGAATAAGAAGATTCGTATCGCGAGTAAATCATTACGTTCTGTTCCGGTTATGCAAAAGATTTTAGCTGCAAATGATCGATTTCAAGGTATTATGTGTTTTTCACCTAGGGAAGCTTTGTTTTTACTTGAACAAGGATTCAATGATTTATTGCTCGGGTATCCTGCTTATGATGAAAGAGCTTTACATGAAATAAGTTTGCTAACAAAGAAAGGACTCATTATAACTTGTATGGTGGATTGTGAAGACCATATTGTTTATTTAGAAAAAATTGCTGAGAAGTCTAAAGGACGTTTTCGTGTTTGTTTGGATATTGATATGAGTAGTCGTTTTTTTAAGTTTCATTTTGGGGTCAAAAGATCACCGGTAAAAGATGTGCGAGGTGCTTTGGAAATAGTAAAAAGGGTGAAAGAATCATCATTTTTAATACTAGATGGTGTAATGGGATATGAAGCCCAAATTGCTGGGGTAGGAGATCACATACCGAATCAACGAGTGAAAAGTAAAGTGATTTCATATTTAAAGAAGAAATCAGTGTTAGAAGTTAAAGAAAGAAGAGGACATATCGTAAAAGAAATACAAAGTCTAGGCATTGAACTAAGGTTTGTAAATGGGGGAGGCACAGGGAGTATAAAAACAACTGAGCAAGACTATTCAGTTTCAGAGATTACGATAGGCTCTGCTTTTTATGCCCCGAAGCTGTTTGATTATTATAAAGAAGTGCAATTTCATCCAGCTGTCGGATTTGCTTTACCAGTTGTGCGCAAACCAGCTCCAACTATTTACACTTGTCTAGGTGGTGGATATATTGCCTCAGGCGCAATTGGGAAAGATAAAGAACCGGAGGTTTGGAGGCCCGATGGTGCAAAATTAGTAGCTTTAGAAGGTGCTGGCGAGGTACAAACACCGATTTTTTATAACGGCGAGGAACGAGTAGAGATAGGAGATTCTATCTTGTTTCGCCATAGTAAAGCTGGAGAGTTATGTGAGCGTTTTCCTTTTTTATATCGTGTGAAAGAAGGAAAGATTGTTGGGGAGTATTCAACATATCGGGGGGATGGCCAATGCTTTCTATAA
- a CDS encoding D-arabinono-1,4-lactone oxidase: MLSIKGQKWRNWTGNVEGTPHYTMYPESVQDVVEVVGLARKKGKKIRVVGSGHSFTPLVQTEEILVSLDELKGIVNIDAEKMVAEVWAGTKLHDLGKLLEEKGYAQENLGDIDSQSIAGAISTGTHGTGVTFGSLSTQVIEITAVLSTGESIVCSETVNVEYWRAFQLSLGMLGIIVKIKLKVIGAYSLVYESEKQSLSTVMNKLEEYKKNRHFEFFIFPYSDEVQVKFTNETTGKKSDLKWHKLKVELLENKIFSLLSKGCKWFPSISKGVSRLSAKAVPNTKIIGPSYEVFATSRTVPFYEMEYSVPSKYMRAVVEEISNLIEKKKYKVHFPIECRYVKRDDIWLSPAYGRDSAYIAVHMYKGMKYAAYFGEVEKIFLKYEGRPHWGKMHTLTYGKLQNIYPELHSFLKVRKLLDEPGMFSNPYTENLFTPMKKS, encoded by the coding sequence ATGCTTTCTATAAAAGGACAGAAATGGAGAAATTGGACAGGGAATGTAGAAGGAACGCCGCATTATACGATGTATCCAGAAAGTGTACAAGATGTGGTAGAAGTCGTAGGGCTTGCGCGAAAAAAGGGGAAGAAAATTCGTGTTGTCGGTTCAGGTCACTCGTTTACACCTCTTGTGCAAACTGAAGAAATATTAGTTTCTTTAGATGAATTGAAGGGCATTGTGAATATTGATGCGGAGAAGATGGTTGCCGAAGTATGGGCAGGAACAAAGCTACATGACCTAGGGAAGTTACTTGAAGAAAAAGGTTATGCACAAGAAAATTTAGGAGATATTGATTCACAATCTATTGCAGGAGCGATTAGTACGGGAACTCATGGGACGGGTGTTACCTTTGGGAGTTTATCAACACAAGTTATAGAGATTACCGCAGTTTTATCTACAGGTGAGAGTATAGTTTGTTCGGAAACTGTGAATGTGGAATATTGGAGAGCCTTTCAGTTGTCGCTTGGAATGCTAGGTATTATTGTAAAGATAAAATTGAAAGTTATCGGGGCGTATTCACTTGTGTATGAAAGTGAAAAACAGTCACTATCTACTGTAATGAACAAATTAGAAGAATATAAGAAGAATCGCCATTTTGAGTTTTTTATTTTTCCTTATTCTGATGAAGTACAAGTGAAATTTACAAACGAAACAACGGGTAAAAAAAGTGATTTGAAATGGCATAAACTAAAGGTAGAGTTGCTTGAAAATAAGATTTTTTCTTTGTTATCTAAAGGGTGTAAATGGTTTCCTTCTATAAGTAAAGGAGTAAGTCGATTATCGGCTAAAGCTGTACCGAATACAAAAATAATTGGTCCGAGTTATGAAGTATTTGCTACATCGCGTACGGTACCATTTTATGAAATGGAGTATAGTGTTCCTTCAAAGTATATGAGGGCTGTTGTAGAAGAAATTTCAAATCTTATTGAAAAGAAAAAGTATAAGGTGCACTTCCCAATTGAATGCCGTTATGTGAAAAGGGATGATATATGGCTCAGTCCAGCGTATGGAAGGGATTCAGCGTATATTGCTGTTCATATGTATAAAGGTATGAAATATGCGGCTTATTTTGGTGAGGTAGAGAAAATTTTTCTAAAGTATGAGGGACGCCCACATTGGGGGAAAATGCATACGTTAACGTACGGAAAATTACAAAATATATATCCAGAATTACATTCGTTTCTAAAGGTGAGGAAGTTATTAGATGAACCCGGAATGTTTTCAAACCCTTACACAGAAAATTTATTTACGCCGATGAAAAAAAGCTGA